The Elephas maximus indicus isolate mEleMax1 chromosome 19, mEleMax1 primary haplotype, whole genome shotgun sequence genome contains a region encoding:
- the ENPP7 gene encoding LOW QUALITY PROTEIN: ectonucleotide pyrophosphatase/phosphodiesterase family member 7 (The sequence of the model RefSeq protein was modified relative to this genomic sequence to represent the inferred CDS: inserted 4 bases in 3 codons; deleted 2 bases in 1 codon), translating into MGHHFTRHVGTQLEVPELAASESFSKARCAAYSCSQTTRQLASDPGTLPSSPGRASGHLPGAIMSRLATLLAVALAALPAPGARVPIRRXSRSKLLLVSFDGFHWNYDQDVDTPNLDAMACARVKACYMTPAFVTTTRPCHFTLVTGRYIKNHGVVHDMFYSTTSKVQLPYHTTLGIQGWRGSGSLPIWVTAQRQGLKTGXYPSGNVTYQGMSVTXEQEWRANIDTVMRWFTEDGLDLVTLYFWKHDSTGHKFGPESAERKDVVGQVDRTTGYLHERNQQSGLASSLNLIYHGMTTINKTASDLVELHKFPNFTFKDIEFELLDYGTNGMLLPKDEQLDKVYGVLRDMHPKLHVYKELFPKSFHYANNPQIMPLLMYSDPGYIIHRRTNTQFNNGEHGFDNGAPDMKTIFQAAGPRFRTSLEVEPFEESVHVYELMCKLLGIVPEANGGSLSTLVHLLHPDEGSTPSPPATPTCCSPAGPTLPPDGCTRAALQPSSRAPLVMGLMVATILVKVTQCPSAQGQRLQGGEGRESGAETHTSLPDATQEARAELLATN; encoded by the exons ATGGGTCACCACTTTACACGCCATGTGGGGACCCAACTGGAGGTGCCCGAGCTGGCAGCCAGCGAGTCCTTCTCTAAGGCCAGGTGTGCAGCGTACTCATGTTCACAGACAACCAGGCAGCTAGCGAGCGACCCTGGGACTTTGCCCTCCTCCCCAGGACGTGCTAGTGGACACTTGCCCGGAGCCATCATGAGCCGCCTGGCCACCCTTCTCGCTGTGGCTCTGGCCGCCCTGCCGGCTCCAGGGGCCAGGGTGCCCATCCGAA GGTCCCGGAGCAAGCTGCTCCTGGTGTCCTTTGATGGCTTCCACTGGAACTACGACCAGGATGTGGATACCCCCAACCTGGACGCCATGGCATGCGCCAGGGTGAAGGCATGCTACATGACCCCTGCCTTCGTCACCACGACCCGCCCCTGCCACTTCACCCTGGTCACCG GCAGGTACATCAAGAACCACGGAGTGGTGCATGACATGTTCTACAGCACCACCTCCAAGGTGCAGCTGCCATACCACACCACGCTGGGCATCCAGGGCTGGCGGGGCAGCGGCAGCCTGCCCATCTGGGTCACCGCCCAGAGGCAG GGTCTAAAGACCGG CTACCCCAGCGGAAATGTCACCTACCAAGGCATGTCAGTGA CAGAGCAAGAGTGGAGGGCCAACATCGACACAGTGATGAGGTGGTTCACTGAGGACGGCCTGGACCTCGTCACGCTCTACTTCTGGAAGCACGACTCCACCGGCCACAAGTTTGGGCCCGAGTCTGCAGAAAGGAAGGACGTCGTGGGGCAGGTAGACCGGACCACGGGCTACCTGCATGAGCGCAACCAGCAGAGCGGTCTGGCCAGCAGCCTCAACCTCATCTACCACGGCATGACCACCATCAACAAGACAGCCAGCGACCTGGTGGAGCTCCACAAATTCCCCAACTTCACCTTCAAGGACATCGAGTTTGAGTTGCTTGACTACGGGACCAATGGGATGCTGCTGCCCAAGGATGAACAACTGGACAAGGTATACGGGGTCCTCAGGGATATGCACCCCAAGCTCCACGTCTACAAGGAGTTGTTCCCCAAGTCCTTCCACTATGCCAACAACCCCCAGATCATGCCCCTGCTCATGTACAGCGACCCCGGCTACATCATCCACAGG AGAACGAACACCCAGTTCAACAACGGGGAGCATGGCTTTGACAACGGGGCACCGGACATGAAGACCATCTTCCAGGCCGCGGGCCCCAGGTTCAGGACCAGCCTGGAGGTGGAGCCCTTC GAGGAGAGTGTCCACGTGTACGAGCTCATGTGTAAGCTGCTGGGCATCGTGCCCGAGGCCAACGGCGGGAGCCTCAGCACCCTCGTGCACCTGCTTCACCCAGACGAGGGCAGCACGCCATCCCCACCTGCCACTCCCACCTGCTGCTCCCCAGCTGGGCCCACTCTGCCACCTGATGGCTGCAcaa GGGCTGCTCTCCAGCCCAGCAGCCGGGCCCCTTTGGTGATGGGGCTGATGGTGGCCACAATTCTGGTCAAGGTCACACAATGCCCCTCGGCTCAAGGTCAGAGGctacagggtggggaggggagggagagtggcGCTGAAACCCACACCTCTTTGCCTGATGCCACTCAGGAGGCCAGGGCGGAGCTGCTGGCCACCAACTGA